From the Piliocolobus tephrosceles isolate RC106 chromosome 14, ASM277652v3, whole genome shotgun sequence genome, the window TTCTGGCTAAAAATGATTATCAAACTCTATCAATATGACAGGCAAAAATGATATAcccctatttttaaatttgcattacTTTACTAGTAGTAAatcaccttttcatatacttattgggtatttttaattcaattataCTCATTTCCTAATTTTCTATTGGCATTCACCTTTTTATCTAttacatatgttttaaatatattctccAGTTTAGCAATCACATGTGTGTGTTATTTGTTTGTTAtaccaagtttttaaaatgtatacaatagAATCATTATCTTCCTTCCTGGTTTCTAGCTTTATTCACAGAAAATGCTACTTAACTCTAATActataaaattattgaattttcTTCTAGTACCTGTTTTCTTCTTACATTTGAATCCTTAATTCATCTGGAATTTACTTTATTGGAAGAAGTAAAGTTAGTATGCAAATTTTCCCACAAAATATTAAGTcaatcatttgtatttttctcactGATTTAAAATGCCACCTTTAACATAAACTGACTTTTCTAATATATTGATATAAttgcttactttttgttttctttatttttgtgtcaaTAGCATGCTGATTTATTATTAGTTTTGTATCTCATGTTTGAATGCATTGTATGGCAggtattttcatgattttttttttttttactatttctgattattttaatacatattttcttccaaatgaactttagaattaatttttcaagcttaaaatattctttgtaatgtgtgttctatggaaaaagaaattaatgttttctaatatttaatctttctaaatACATAGTACATCCCTCTTTTAGTAAGTTATTTTGATTCTTGATAGGGTTTTATAGTTGTCATTAGTTCTATGTATTCCTTGTTAAGTTTATACTAAGGAATTTGATGTTTTTCAGAGATGCCatgactgaaataatttttacaatagTATTTTCTAAATGGTTTATTTCTGTagacaagaaaataatttttaaaaaattatatttattgtgtagtATGCTAATTCACTTATTCTACtgttctaataatttttagttGATTTCCATTGGTTTTCATGACACATTAATTTGATCTGTGAATAATGATAGTTTTGccacatattttccaaaaattgtAACTCTTATCTTCCTATCTAACTGATATGCTAGCACTTTCTGGGTTTTTGCCTTGTTTCTACATTTGGAGGAAAATTTTCTAGTGATTTAGTGATTCACCATTAAGTTTAATCCTACTTgttttttattcataaatttgtttacatATAAGACATACTGTGGTTGTagacatagatatatatgtaaacaCTGTAATTGGatcattattttcttactaatttttcctttatagttCAGGAATGAATGTTGAAGTTTATGAAATACTTCTTTATCTAAAAGTATTGTTTCAAACTACTTAACCTTAATTAAAATATGGTGTTCATGGATAAAGCATACCCCTGAGAACCCCAAGTTGAAAAGTAGAGCTCAGTAATACACCTTTTATTATTCAGCTGAATTCAGTGTCTACTAAACTATCCACATTTAAAACATACTCATTTCCGATCTCATTTGCTACCTATTTAATTTCACTTTAACAGGTGCACTGATGAAAGAGGGATAGTTCATTTATCATTACAAGATATTTTTCTGAAAGTTATTTCTCTTCCCATTCCTCAATATTTAtctcaaaatcatttaaaatggcattttttattatagccatcctgtACCTTGATTCTGCCTCATTCCTAtgagaaacacaaaaacaatacAGGCATATTTGGAGGATCTTCTGTTTGCCTCAAATAAGAAAATCCCTTCATAAATTAAAGTTTGCTAAATTATGAAAGATATATACATTGACATTCAAAGgttaaaagtagaaaatgtatacatgaagaaaaacattCCAACACCTTGCATTgaacataattttgttttgtatgttgCACCTAAAGGCCTGATACTGAATGAAACTTCTGTTAGCTTTGTTTTGAATAGAGGATGATCTCCTAAACATTAGTGATGCAGACACTGATTCAAACTGAAATGCTTTCTTCTTAGCTGTTGACCtctgtttctttcatttgaatttaaaatagagCCTTTGAGTGTGAAATTTATACTGTGTTGTCTCACAGTCTGTGTCACACATTGTCTTTATCTCATTATACTTGTCAAACATTGAAATTGTCATGGCAACTCTGGGAAGCtattactgttattatccccattatccccatttcacagccAGGAAATCTAAAATACAGAGAGATGAAATAACTTGACCAGGAACATATGTTGCTAAGAGGGTCAACCCTCAGGTTTATATCCAGGTCTGATTGATTCCAAATCCAGCATCCTTTCCATTACACTTGCTGCCCTATTTGTGTCCCTTCACCTATTTAGATCCTAACtcaccttctcttcctcccttcttttgcCCCTTGCATGCAGGCCTGTGACCAAGGTGTAGACTAAGAAGTGGAGTCATGCTTCACACGGCCATATCATGCTGGCAGCCATTCCTGGGTCTGGCTGTGGTGTTAATCTTCATGGGATCCACCATTGGCTGCCCTGCTCGCTGTGAATGCTCTGCCCAGAACAAATCTGTTAGCTGTCACAGAAGGCGATTGATCGCCATCCCAGAAGGCATTCCCATCGAAACCAAAATCTTGGACCTCAGTAAAAACAGGCTAAAAAGTGTCAACCCTGAAGAATTCATATCATATCCTCTGCTGGAAGAGATAGACTTGAGTGACAACATCATTGCCAATGTGGAACCAGGAGCATTCAACAATCTCTTTAACCTGCGTTCCCTCCGCCTAAAAGGCAATCGTCTAAAGTTGGTACCTTTGGGGGTATTCACAGGGCTGTCCAATCTCACTAAGCTTGACATTAGTGAGAATAAGATTGTCATTTTACTAGACTACATGTTCCAGGATCTGCATAACCTGAAGTCTCTAGAAGTGGGGGACAATGATTTGGTTTATATATCACATAGGGCATTCAGTGGGCTACTTAGCCTGGAGCAGCTCACCCTGGAGAAATGCAACTTAACAGCAGTACCAACAGAAGCCCTCTCCCACCTCCGCAGCCTCATCAGCTTGCATCTGAAGCATCTCAGTATCAACAATATGCCCGTGTATGCCTTTAAAAGATTGTTCCACCTGAAACACCTGGAGATTGACTATTGGCCTTTACTGGATATGATGCCTGCCAATAGCCTCTACGGTCTCAACCTCACGTCCCTTTCAGTCACCAACACCAATCTGTCTACTGTACCCTTCCTTGCCTTTAAACACCTGGTATACCTGACTCACCTTAACCTCTCCTACAATCCCATCAGCACTATTGAAGCAGGCATGTTCTCTGACCTGATCCGCCTTCAGGAGCTTCATATAGTGGGGGCCCAGCTTCGCACCATTGAGCCTCACTCCTTCCAAGGGCTCCGCTTCCTACGCGTGCTTAATGTATCTCAGAACCTGCTGGAAACTTTGGAAGAGAATGTCTTCTCCTCCCCTAGGGCTCTGGAAGTCCTGAGCATTAACAACAACCCTCTGGCCTGTGACTGCCGCCTTCTCTGGATCTTGCAGCGACAACCCACCCTGCAGTTTGGGGGCCAGCAACCTATGTGTGCTGGCCCAGACACCATCCGTGAGAGGTCATTCAAGGATTTCC encodes:
- the LINGO2 gene encoding leucine-rich repeat and immunoglobulin-like domain-containing nogo receptor-interacting protein 2, which gives rise to MLHTAISCWQPFLGLAVVLIFMGSTIGCPARCECSAQNKSVSCHRRRLIAIPEGIPIETKILDLSKNRLKSVNPEEFISYPLLEEIDLSDNIIANVEPGAFNNLFNLRSLRLKGNRLKLVPLGVFTGLSNLTKLDISENKIVILLDYMFQDLHNLKSLEVGDNDLVYISHRAFSGLLSLEQLTLEKCNLTAVPTEALSHLRSLISLHLKHLSINNMPVYAFKRLFHLKHLEIDYWPLLDMMPANSLYGLNLTSLSVTNTNLSTVPFLAFKHLVYLTHLNLSYNPISTIEAGMFSDLIRLQELHIVGAQLRTIEPHSFQGLRFLRVLNVSQNLLETLEENVFSSPRALEVLSINNNPLACDCRLLWILQRQPTLQFGGQQPMCAGPDTIRERSFKDFHSTALSFYFTCKKPKIREKKLQHLLVDEGQTVQLECSADGDPQPVISWVTPRRRFITTKSNGRATVLSDGTLEIRFAQDQDSGMYVCIASNAAGNDTYTASLTVKGFASDRFLYANRTPMYMTDSNDTISNGTNANTFSLDLKTILVSTAMGCFTFLGVVLFCFLLLFVWSRGKGKHKNSIDLEYVPRKNNGAVVEGEVAGPRRFNMKMI